Proteins encoded in a region of the Lathamus discolor isolate bLatDis1 chromosome Z, bLatDis1.hap1, whole genome shotgun sequence genome:
- the SKOR2 gene encoding SKI family transcriptional corepressor 2 — MASSPLPGPTDILLPSPSSAYPPEPMNQSRAGHATMKPNQVGQVILYGIPIVSLVIDGQERLCLAQISNTLLKNFSYNEIHNRRVALGITCVQCTPVQLEILRRAGAMPISSRRCGMITKREAERLCKSFLGENRPPKLPDNFAFDVSHECAWGCRGSFIPARYNSSRAKCIKCSYCSMYFSPNKFIFHSHRTPDAKYTQPDAANFNSWRRHLKLTDKSPQDELVFAWEDVKAMFNGGSRKRALPPAPPAPAAAAPAACHPLGSVKAAAAVVGGGLLSPHLLAAPPELHQKRPRFDEDEELQEAVAAAAHGGKSPRSYPVIPVPSKGSFGGVLQKFPGCGGLFPHPYGFPAAAFGLCHKKEEGGGSGADALGGAAAHKAGGAAAGGGLSGLFWPGRKDAAFYPPFCMFWPPRTPGGLPVPTYLQPPPQPPGALGCSLGDGAGLLRQAFLDLSEPGGEAAGAGLGTGAPGMGTPPASAPPPAAAAAARDPLFESPPGGGAEPASPSASEGTGGGRVPAHHPHLLEAAGGRKGGGGYHHSSAFRPVGGKEDSESLAKLHGGGPARSASPPLQLLLPPPPPPPPEEAGCDRHPLPPPPHTPHRLLSPGGTSCSFASEDSSEEEEDEEEEDEPEVDVEGHKPPEEEEEDDEEENGEEDPRGGDALAASGRFAPGRGLPEKSGRERPAAGPFPRTPADEKPGEGQAPPQPPPRAGSSGSSPAHHPSLEEPASYKDNQKSKESNQVVMPTKEDTFSDKNKEHNFFITDSEPSGGDFWRDIAGEHTQETNSPHSLKKDVENMGKEELQKVLFEQIDLRRRLEQEFQVLKGNASFPVFNNFQDQMKRELAYREEMVQQLQIIPYAASLIRKEKLGTHLSKS, encoded by the exons ATGGCGAGCAGCCCGCTGCCCGGCCCCACCGACATCTTGCTGCCGTCGCCGTCCAGCGCGTACCCACCGGAGCCCATGAACCAGTCGAGAGCCGGCCACGCCACTATGAAGCCCAACCAGGTGGGGCAGGTGATCCTCTACGGCATCCCCATCGTCTCCCTGGTCATCGACGGGCAAGAGCGGTTGTGCCTGGCACAGATCTCCAACACCCTCCTCAAAAACTTTAGCTACAACGAAATCCACAATCGTCGGGTGGCCCTGGGCATCACCTGCGTGCAATGCACGCCGGTGCAGCTGGAGATCCTTCGCCGGGCCGGGGCCATGCCCATCTCCTCCCGCCGCTGCGGCATGATCACCAAGAGGGAAGCAGAGAGGCTCTGCAAGTCGTTCCTGGGGGAGAACCGGCCCCCAAAATTGCCGGATAACTTCGCCTTCGACGTGTCACACGAGTGCGCCTGGGGCTGCCGCGGTAGCTTCATCCCGGCCCGCTACAACAGCTCCCGGGCCAAGTGCATCAAGTGCAGCTACTGCAGCATGTACTTCTCCCCCAACAAGTTCATCTTTCACTCCCACCGCACGCCGGACGCCAAGTACACCCAGCCCGACGCCGCCAACTTCAACTCCTGGCGCCGTCACCTGAAGCTCACCGACAAAAGCCCCCAGGACGAGCTGGTCTTCGCCTGGGAGGATGTCAAGGCCATGTTCAACGGCGGCAGCCGCAAGCGGGCCCTGCCGCCCGCACcgccggcccccgccgccgctgCACCCGCCGCCTGCCACCCACTGGGCTCAGTGAAGGCGGCGGCCGCCGTGGTGGGCGGCGGGTTGCTGAGCCCGCACCTCCTGGCCGCCCCGCCGGAGCTGCACCAGAAGCGTCCGCGCTTCGACGAAGATGAGGAGCTCCAAGAAGccgtggcggcggcggcgcacGGTGGGAAGAGCCCACGGAGCTACCCGGTTATCCCGGTGCCTAGCAAGGGCTCCTTCGGCGGCGTGCTCCAGAAGTTCCCGGGCTGCGGGGGGCTCTTCCCGCACCCCTACGGCTTCCCCGCCGCCGCCTTCGGCCTCTGCCATAAGAAGGAAGAAGGCGGCGGCAGTGGGGCCGATGCCCTTGGCGGGGCGGCAGCGCACAAAGCCGGTGGGGCGGCTGCGGGCGGCGGCCTCTCGGGGCTCTTTTGGCCGGGTAGAAAGGACGCCGCCTTCTACCCGCCCTTCTGCATGTTCTGGCCGCCCCGCACACCGGGCGGGCTGCCGGTGCCCACGTACCTGCAACCGCCGCCGCAGCCCCCCGGTGCCCTGGGCTGCTCCCTGGGAGACGGCGCCGGCCTGCTGCGACAGGCCTTCCTGGACCTGTCGGAGCCCGGCGGAGaggcggcgggcgcggggctgGGCACCGGGGCCCCGGGGATGGGCACCCCGCCAGCCTCCGCCCCCCctcccgccgctgccgccgccgccaggGACCCGCTGTTCGAGTCGCCCCCTGGCGGCGGCGCGGAGCCCGCCTCCCCGTCCGCCTCCGAGGGGACCGGCGGCGGGCGGGTCCCCGCGCACCATCCGCACCTGCTGGAAGCGGCGGGCGGGCGCAAGGGGGGCGGTGGGTACCACCACTCCAGCGCCTTCCGGCCCGTGGGCGGTAAGGAAGACTCGGAGAGCTTGGCCAAGCTGCACGGCGGCGGCCCGGCCCGTTCCGCCTCGCCGCCgctacagctgctgctgccgccgccgccgccgccgccgcccgagGAGGCGGGATGTGATCGCCACCCGCTACCCCCGCCGCCGCACACCCCGCACCGCCTCCTGTCGCCCGGCGGCACCAGCTGTAGCTTCGCCAGCGAAGACAgcagcgaggaggaggaggatgaggaggaggaagatgagccCGAGGTGGACGTCGAGGGGCACAAGCCCCccgaagaggaggaagaagacgACGAGGAGGAGAACGGCGAGGAAGACCCTCGCGGCGGAGACGCCTTGGCTGCCAGCGGCCGCTTCGCGCCCGGCCGGGGCCTGCCGGAGAAGAGCGGTCGGGagcgccccgccgccggccccttCCCCCGCACGCCCGCTGATGAGAAGCCGGGGGAAGGCCAAGCCCCGCCGCAGCCGCCTCCCCGGGcgggcagcagtggcagcagtcCGGCGCACCACCCTTCACTGGAGGAGCCGGCCTCCTACAAAGAT AATCAGAAGAGCAAGGAGAGTAATCAGGTCGTCATGCCCACGAAAGAGGACACCTTTTCAG ATAAGAACAAGGAGCATAATTTTTTCATCACAGACTCAGAGCCTTCAGGAGGAGACTTTTGGAGAGATATAGCAG gTGAACATACCCAAGAAACCAATTCACCTCATTCGCTGAAGAAGGATGTGGAAAACATGGggaaag aGGAACTCCAGAAGGTTTTGTTTGAACAGATCGACTTACGGAGGAGACTAGAACAGGAGTTCCAGGTGTTGAAAGGAAATGCGTCTTTCCCAGTCTTCA ATAATTTTCAAGATCAGATGAAGCGGGAACTGGCGTACAGAGAAGAAATGGTACAGCAGTTACAAATT ATTCCCTATGCAGCAAGCTtgatcaggaaagaaaagctcGGCACACACCTCAGCAAAAGCTAA